From Ipomoea triloba cultivar NCNSP0323 chromosome 5, ASM357664v1, the proteins below share one genomic window:
- the LOC116020156 gene encoding zinc finger BED domain-containing protein RICESLEEPER 2-like yields MSYASYNTVDQYSSPSVGSSDLPIDMAEGNEANVDLIGLECDAGNDVTKEVEEVEGDCEPYKKKQRKKSSIIWQEMTLVKLENGEERVQCNHCNYKLKKQKDGTTTQYKRHLDCCIKRKINLSGQRNICVLPSTQKSESVNGVQSWKYDQARIREVISHMIMVHELPFSFVEYDLFNIVMQTASPYYERISRTTTTKDCWSTYEIEKKRVQGLLKLVDKISITTDIWTSNQNIQYMVITAHFVDLDSKLQKRVLNFVEVLPPHTGTCVCDAIYKCLQEWSIEEKVWTITVDNASYNDSAVRLLHDSLSFHTNLPLDGKLFHIRCCAHILNILVQDGLSEIKSIIENVRDSVKYISASPQRLHSFNEICKQLQVPSKKLILDCCTRWNATFVMLSCALDFKQVFPRYQLRDPNYNCLPSDDDWQRVEEICSLLVHFNEVTQIISGSEYPTSNLFLLELYNIKEILCQKSVSVEPWMKNMAQRMQQKFDKYWGSSNLLLSIAAVLDPRNKMTFIEFSFPVIYSEYEATRQIAIVHDSLYELYKIYLDKYAATSKENDFQAMDTSENCVATTTWKGKGLVVETGRSKFEKFVRNVETVQNVKSELDTYLQDGVFICEGDSTKFNALDWWKSNNLKVNI; encoded by the exons ATGTCTTATGCAAGTTACAACACAGTTGATCAATATTCAAGTCCAAGTGTTGGTTCTTCAGACTTACCAATAGATATGGCAGAAGGAAATGAAGCAAATGTAGACCTAATTGGGTTAGAATGTGATGCTGGAAATGATGTTACTAAGGAAGTTGAAGAAGTGGAAGGGGACTGTGAACCATATAAAAAAAAGCAAAGGAAAAAATCTTCAATTATTTGGCAGGAAATGACATTGGTCAAACTTGAGAATGGTGAGGAAAGAGTGCAATGCAATCACTGCAACTACAAATTGAAAAAGCAAAAGGATGGGACAACCACACAATACAAAAGACATTTAGATTGTTGCATAAAACGCAAGATAAATCTATCTGGGCAAAGGAACATTTGTGTACTTCCATCAACACAAAAATCAGAAAGTGTTAATGGTGTTCAAAGTTGGAAGTATGATCAAGCGAGGATAAGGGAAGTTATATCTCACATGATCATGGTTCATGAATTGCCATTTTCCTTTGTTGAGTATGACCTCTTCAACATAGTCATGCAAACTGCAAGTCCATATTATGAGCGAATTAGTCGAACAACAACCACAAAAGATTGTTGGTCAACTTATGAGATAGAGAAGAAACGAGTACAAGGATTGTTGAAATTAGTTGACAAAATTAGCATCACAACTGACATATGGACATCAAACCAGAACATCCAATACATGGTGATAACTGCTCATTTTGTAGACTTGGATAGTAAGTTGCAGAAAAGAGTTTTGAACTTTGTTGAAGTTCTTCCTCCACATACTGGTACATGTGTTTGTGATGCAATATACAAATGCTTGCAAGAATGGAGTATTGAAGAGAAAGTGTGGACAATCACGGTGGATAATGCCTCATATAATGATTCAGCTGTGAGGTTGTTACATGACTCTCTTTCTTTCCATACAAATTTGCCACTTGATGGTAAGTTATTTCATATTCGTTGTTGTGCACACATATTGAACATTCTTGTGCAAGATGGTCTTTCTGAGATTAAGTCTATCATTGAAAATGTGAGAGATAGTGTCAAGTACATTAGTGCCTCACCTCAACGATTGCATAGTTTTAATGAGATTTGCAAACAGCTTCAAGTGCCTAGCAAGAAGTTGATTTTAGATTGCTGCACTAGGTGGAATGCAACATTTGTTATGTTGTCCTGTGCTTTGGATTTTAAGCAAGTATTCCCCCGATATCAACTTCGAGATCCGAATTATAATTGCTTGCCTTCTGATGATGATTGGCAAAGAGTTGAGGAGATATGCTCTTTATTGGTGCATTTCAATGAAGTTACACAAATTATCTCAG gtTCTGAATATCCAACATCAAATTTGTTCCTTCTTGAACTATATAACATCAAAGAAATCTTATGTCAAAAGTCTGTAAGTGTAGAACCTTGGATGAAAAACATGGCCCAAAGAATGCAGCAGAAGTTTGACAAATATTGGGGTAGTAGCAATCTATTGCTTTCTATTGCTGCTGTTTTAGATCCTAggaataaaatgacatttattgaattttcttttccaGTCATTTATTCTGAGTATGAAGCTACTAGACAAATTGCTATTGTTCATGATTCTTTGTATGAGTTATACAAGATATATTTGGATAAATATGCAGCAACTtcaaaggaaaatgattttcaggcAATGGATACTTCTGAaaattgtgttgctactactaCATGGAAAGGGAAGGGGCTAGTTGTTGAAACAGGGAGATCAAAGTTTGAGAAGTTTGTGAGGAATGTTGAAACTGTCCAAAATGTGAAGTCTGAACTAGATACTTATTTACAGGATGGTGTGTTTATTTGTGAAGGGGATTCTACCAAATTTAATGCATTGGATTGGTGGAAGTCAAACAATCTAAA AGTCAACATTTAG